Proteins found in one Miscanthus floridulus cultivar M001 chromosome 4, ASM1932011v1, whole genome shotgun sequence genomic segment:
- the LOC136552045 gene encoding uncharacterized protein gives MGSCVSRSGTAATSTAAESVSVSVHALTAKVVDLDGSMAQFAAPVTAHEALTATATAGGGGAAPPSSPPRFLCCSDALDFDAPVTALAAHDALRPGQLYFALPMPMLGRPLSAQDMAALAVKACAALGTAQVVATADVAAAAGSVPSSALDRSEGAGAACSRQQRWQATGRVAPVVVVVSADAHGEWKSYPVRGGYKDARKAARGGGGETVGKARNGVGYKQGVARDLAPVQRPSVIVEAASE, from the coding sequence aTGGGTTCGTGCGTCTCCCGCTCTGGTACCGCGGCGACGTCAACGGCGGCGGAGTCCGTGTCCGTGTCCGTGCACGCGCTCACGGCCAAGGTCGTGGACCTCGACGGCTCCATGGCGCAGTTCGCGGCGCCCGTCACGGCGCACGAGGCcctcaccgccaccgccaccgccggcgggggcggagcagcgccgccgtcgtcgccgccgcgcttCCTGTGCTGCTCCGACGCGCTGGACTTCGACGCGCCCGTCACCGCGCTGGCCGCGCACGACGCGCTCCGTCCCGGGCAGCTCTACTTCGCCCTGCCAATGCCCATGCTCGGCCGGCCGCTGTCCGCGCAGGACATGGCCGCGCTCGCCGTCAAGGCCTGCGCGGCTCTTGGGACAGCACAGGTCGTCGCCACCGCGGACGTGGCCGCGGCAGCCGGCAGCGTGCCGTCGTCGGCTCTGGACAGAAGCGAGGGCGCCGGTGCGGCCTGCAGCAGGCAGCAGAGGTGGCAGGCCACGGGACGAGTGGCGCCAGTAGTCGTCGTCGTGAGCGCAGACGCGCACGGCGAATGGAAGAGCTACCCCGTGCGCGGCGGGTACAAGGACGCGCGCAAGGCggcgcgtggcggcggcggcgagacggTGGGGAAGGCGAGGAACGGAGTTGGCTACAAGCAGGGTGTCGCCCGTGATCTTGCACCCGTGCAGAGGCCAAGTGTGATCGTGGAAGCAGCTAGCGAGTGA